A stretch of DNA from Paracoccus methylovorus:
AACCTGCCGCTCAAGACCGAGATCGCGCCGCTGCTGATCGTCATCAAGCTTGAGGAATTCGACTATGACGGCGCGGCGGCCATCGGCATCGCCATGCTGCTGATCTCATTCAGCATGCTTCTGGTGATCAACCTGATCCAGATCTGGAGTCGGCGGAGGATCGGCCATGTTTGACACTTCATTGCAGGAACCGTTGCTTTCCCCCGCCGACAAGCCCCCGACATGGCGTCCGGTGACCGAGGAAAGCCGGCTCACCCGCCTCCTCCTGATCGCCCTGGCGATGTTCGGACTTGCCATTCTGGTCGTCGCTCCGCTGGCCGTGGTCTTTACAGAGGCCCTGGCGCGCGGCGCGGCCTACGCCGTCGCCTCGCTGGCCAAGCCCGAGGCGACCTCGGCGATCCGCCTGACGCTGCTGGTCGCGGCGATCACCGTCCCACTGAACGCCATCTTCGGCATCGCCGCCGCCTGGACGATCACCAAGTTCGATTTCCGCGGCAAGGCGTTCCTGATCACGCTGATCGACCTGCCCTTTTCCATCTCGCCGGTGGTGGCGGGTCTGGCGCTGGTGCTGTTGTTCGGCACCAACAGCCTGCTTGGCGGCTGGCTGGTGGCCAGCGGCTTTCCGATCATCTTTGCCCTGCCGGGGATCGTGCTTGCCTCGATCTTCGTCACCTTTCCCTTTGTCGCCCGCGAACTTATCCCGGTGATGATCGAACAGGGCCGCGCCGAGGAAGAGGCGGCCCTGACGCTGGGCGCCTCGGGTTGGCGGGTGTTTCGCACCGTGACCCTGCCCAACATCAAATGGGCGCTGCTTTACGGCGTGCTGCTTTGCAACGCCCGCGCCATGGGCGAATTCGGCGCGGTGGCCGTGGTTTCGGGCAAGATCCGGGGCCAGACCGCCACCATGCCGATCACCATCGAGATGCTCTACAACGAATATCTTTCGGTCGCGGCCTTCAGCCTGGCCGCCGTTCTGGCCTTGCTGGGGCTGCTGACGCTGGCGCTCAAGTCCGCGCTGGAATGGCGTCACGCCGACCAGCTTGCCGCAACCCGCCGCTATTGAGGTGTCCCATGCATATCGAAATTGACGAAATCGCCAAGAGTTTCGGTTCGACCGCCGCACTGCATCCGGTCAGCCTTGCCATCCCCTCGGGCGCGCTGGTGGCGCTTTTGGGTCCTTCGGGATCGGGCAAGACCACGCTTTTGCGCATTCTCGGGGGGCTTGAGTTCCCAACCTCGGGCCGGGTGCTTTTCGACGGGCAGGACGCGACCGGGCTTTCCGTGCAAGAGCGCCGCGCCGGCTTTGTCTTCCAAAGCTATGCGCTGTTTCGGCATATGACCGTGTTCGAGAACATCGCCTATGGTCTGCGCGCCCGCGCCCGCCGCACCCGTCCCAACAGAGCTGAGATCGACCGTCGCGTGACCAAGCTGCTTGAGCTGATCCAACTGCCGCAGATCGCCTCGCGCTTTCCCAGTCAGCTTTCGGGTGGACAGCGGCAACGCGTGGCGCTGGCCCGAGCCCTGGCGATCGAGCCGCGCATGCTGCTGCTTGACGAACCCTTCGGCGCGCTCGACGCCCGCGTCCGCAAAGAGCTGCGTCAGGGCCTGCGCGAAATCCACGACACCACCGGGCTGACGACGGTCTTCGTCACTCACGATCAGGACGAGGCGATGGAACTGGCCGATCTGGTGGTGGTGATGTCCATGGGCCGGATCGAGCAGGTCGGTCGTCCGCAGGACATCCGCGCGCGCCCCGCGACACCCTTCGTGCGCGAATTCATCGACGCCTGAGGCCGACGGCGGCTTTTATCAATATCGTTTCCGAATATCGCCCGCCCTTCATCGGGCGGGCCAGCTAATTCGCATCGCCGCCGTGCGTCCTGGTTGTGCGGTTCGGCAGGTAGGAGGGCTGCCAAACGTAAAACCACAGCGCAGGGCAGTGCAGTGCATCAGTAGCCTTGCCCTGCCTACCGATTTTGGACTGCCTGAAGCCGGAGTTTTTCGACTTTGGTCATGGCGGCGGGCTGGTGACACCGCCAGGAAAGTGCAGCGTCCTCGGGACGTTGTAGCCGATGGCGCTGTGGGTCATCGTCATTGTAGCGTCTCCGCCAATCCTCCAGCTTTTCGACCGCGTCCGCAAGGCTCATGAACCAGTGGGCGTTCAGGCATTCGGACCTCAGCTTGCTGTTGAATGCCTCGATAGAGCCGTTGTCTGTCGGCTTTCCCGGGCGTGAGAAGTCCAAGGTGACCTGCCGGCGTAAGCCCAGAGATCCAGGTCGCGAGAGTTGAATCTGCTGCCATTGTCGCCCTGCCTCGCCTTGGGTGTCAGAAGCCGCAGCACTCCGAAGAGAGAAGAGGTCGCAAGGTCCTCGCGGGGATTGCGCTTCGCGTCATGGAGAATCTTCTCCATCCTCGCTTTCTTCGCGACCCCGGCATTGAACATAACCACCCACACCAGAACAGGAAATCCACTCGGAGGCTACGATTGCTTCGCTCCTCCCGCAAGCGGATAGGATCCAGTTTTCGGTTTTCGGGTTTCGTCGATGGGGTCGGCATCGTCGAATGCGGCGTCATCCCAGTTCGCGCAGAGGCGGAACCGGTCTAGCTATGTCCGCTAACTGCGCTCGCCGCCGCTTGGATGAAGATACCGAGTGGCGGTTATCGCGGATTTCTGCGGAAATTGTTCTTCGCAGATTCTTGAAATTGGAGTTTTGTACAGCCTCTGCCGTTTGCGCAGCCTTCATTTCATTTTCACATCATCACACAGAACCAGCTTCCGCCAATTCTGCTTCCTTCACGGCGATCCCGGCCATTTCCAGCGCTGCGTCTCGGGTTGCGGCGGTGGCGATGAAGCGGCCGTTGTGGCAGAAAAGGGCCCCCTTGACGCCAGATGCTTCCTCAAGCGCCATGCCGGTCAGTCCAGCCCATAAGGCTGGCAGGTCGGCGCGTTGTTCGAAGCCTTCCTCGGATTTGCGGATACCACCGATTACCCAATCGCTGCCGCGCGGGCTGATGACGAACCACAGGTGATCCGCCCCGGCCTTTACCACGGCAGGGCGGAAGGGCATGCCCATGGGCAGCTCAAGGATGCGGCTATCGCCCGCTTTGGCAATGGCCTCAAGAACGATGGCTTCCGCGCGCAGCTTAGCGGCACTGCGGGCTATGCGAGCCTCGACGAAGGCGCGGGCGATGGTCAGGGCGGTCTGGAACGCGCTGTCGTCAGCACCCGACGCGGTATCGTCGAAGACCGGCTTCAGGCTCTCGATCAACTCGGGCAGGAGCATGCTGGTGAGCAGCGGTCCGGCGCTGGCCGGGCTGAGCGCGCCGTTGTCCAGCAGGTCGATCGGCAGGACGAACCTCGCATCAAACGACGCGTGGACCGCTTCGATATGCTCGGACGGGACGCCGGAAGCTATCAGGTAGTCGCGGCCGAAGTGACACCAGATCAGCCCGAAAGAGCTGAAGGGCTGACCATCATCGCGCAGGGGCGCGCCGCGCTGGTGGTGGTCGAAGATCCCCGCATCGGCATCATAGGCGCCGCCGACGTCATAGATGATGCGGTCGGGACCGGGGGTGATCCATTCCGCTGCACGGCTGCGGATCAGCTGCGCCTGCGGGAAAAGCCGTGTCAGGATAACGGTTGAAAAGACCTCATCTGCATGAAAGCCGCCGGAATGGGTGACGAGATAGGCGGGGGTCATGGCTGATATTCCTTGGCGCGGTCGAATCGTGCGGTTAGGCCGATCTGGCAAATAATAAGACGGGGCCGGAAATCCGACCCCGGAAAAATCAGCAAGTTGACAAAGCTATGCCCCGAATCCTGCCAAAACTATCCCGAGCTGGCACTAACTTTCGCCCGATTTACAAAGGTCAATGCGTCCAGGGGGCGCGACGGTCGTTGGCGAAATTCTCGCCATAGCCGCGGGGGCGGATGTTGGGGGCGCGGGTGTGCGGCTCGAACACCTCATAGTCCAGCCCGTTCTCGCGGGCGTAATCCTCGGCCTGCTTGCGGGTTTCAAAGTGCAGGCGGATCTGGCTTTGGGTATCGTCGCTGCTGGTCCAGCCCATCAGCGGGTCAATCTCGCGCGCGTCGGCAGGCGGAAACACCAGCACCCAATTCTTGGTGCGGGCCGTGCCGGACTGCATGGCGTTGCGGGCGGGCTTGTAGATGCGGACACGCATGGCGGGAACCCTCTGTTCTTGCTTGTCGCCTTATCCCCGAACCGGGGCGGGCGATCAAGATGCATGTCGCGCGATTTCTCGCTGTGCAGGCCGTATTGTCGTCCCTGCATGGCGCATATTCCCTTGCCGGGCTTGCATTGGGGCGCGAATGCGCCAGATTGACCCAGGCAGGAACAAAGGTGAAACCATGGGCCACAACAACACCAACGCCCCCGTCGCACGCTTTCCCGAGGTGGCGCGGCCCAAGCTGGAAGGCGGCAGGCGTTTCATCCTGCATTCCGAATTCCAGCCCGCGGGCGACCAGCCCACCGCCATCACCGAACTGGCCAAGGGGATCGTGGAAGGCGAGCGCGATCAGGTGCTGCTTGGGGCCACCGGCACCGGCAAGACCTTCACCATGGCCAAGGTGATCGAGGCGACGCAGCGCCCGGCCATCATCCTTGCGCCGAACAAGACGCTGGCCGCCCAGCTTTACGGCGAGTTCAAGGGCTTCTTTCCCGAAAACGCCGTCGAATATTTCGTCAGCTATTACGACTACTACCAGCCCGAAGCTTATGTTGCCCGCAGCGATACCTATATCGAAAAGGAATCGCAGATCAACGAAGCCATCGACCGGATGCGCCACTCGGCCACCCGGGCCCTGCTGGAACGCGATGACGTGATCATCGTCGCCTCGGTTTCCTGCATCTACGGTATCGGTTCGGTCGAAACCTATTCGGCCATGACCCAGGACATGGTGGTCGGCCAGCATTATGACCAGCGCGAATTCCTGGCCGAACTGGTGGCGCAGCAATACCGCCGGCTTGACGCCGCCTTTCAGCGCGGCGGCTTTCGCGTGCGCGGAGATGTGGTCGAGGTCTGGCCCGCGCACCTTGAAGACCGGGCATGGCGCTTTGATTTCTTCGGGAATGAGCTTGAATCCATTACCGAATTCGATCCACTGACCGGCGCCAAATCCGACAGTTTCAAGCAGATCCGCATCTATGCGAACAGCCACTACGTCACCCCGCGCCCGACTTTGCAGCAGGCAATCAAGGGGATACGCGCTGAACTTCAGGTTCGGCTCAAGCAATTGACCGACGAAGGCAAGCTACTGGAGGCCCAACGACTTGAACAACGCACGAACTTTGACTTGGAAATGCTTGAAGCTGCTGGGGTTTGCAACGGTATCGAGAACTATTCCCGCTATCTGACCGGGCGAGCCCCGGGCGAGCCACCCCCGACACTTTTCGAGTTTATCCCGGATAACGCCATTGTTTTCGCGGATGAATCCCACGTATCGGTTCCGCAAATCGGCGGCATGTATCGCGGCGACTTTCGGCGTAAGTTCACGCTGGCCGAGCACGGTTTCCGCCTGCCCAGTTGCATGGATAACCGTCCGCTGAAGTTCGAGGAATGGGACAGCATGCGCCCGCAATCGGTCTTTGTCAGCGCCACCCCCGCGCAATGGGAGATGGACCAGACCGGCGGCGTCTTCACCGAACAGGTGATCCGCCCCACCGGCCTGCTGGACCCGCAGGTCGAGATCCGGCCGGTCGAGATGCAGGTGGACGACCTGCTGGACGAGGTGCGCAAGGTCTCTGCCGAAGGGTATCGCACGCTTGTCACCACCCTGACCAAGCGCATGGCCGAGGACCTGACCGAATACC
This window harbors:
- the cysW gene encoding sulfate ABC transporter permease subunit CysW, whose amino-acid sequence is MFDTSLQEPLLSPADKPPTWRPVTEESRLTRLLLIALAMFGLAILVVAPLAVVFTEALARGAAYAVASLAKPEATSAIRLTLLVAAITVPLNAIFGIAAAWTITKFDFRGKAFLITLIDLPFSISPVVAGLALVLLFGTNSLLGGWLVASGFPIIFALPGIVLASIFVTFPFVARELIPVMIEQGRAEEEAALTLGASGWRVFRTVTLPNIKWALLYGVLLCNARAMGEFGAVAVVSGKIRGQTATMPITIEMLYNEYLSVAAFSLAAVLALLGLLTLALKSALEWRHADQLAATRRY
- a CDS encoding sulfate/molybdate ABC transporter ATP-binding protein, producing the protein MHIEIDEIAKSFGSTAALHPVSLAIPSGALVALLGPSGSGKTTLLRILGGLEFPTSGRVLFDGQDATGLSVQERRAGFVFQSYALFRHMTVFENIAYGLRARARRTRPNRAEIDRRVTKLLELIQLPQIASRFPSQLSGGQRQRVALARALAIEPRMLLLDEPFGALDARVRKELRQGLREIHDTTGLTTVFVTHDQDEAMELADLVVVMSMGRIEQVGRPQDIRARPATPFVREFIDA
- a CDS encoding MYG1 family protein, with product MTPAYLVTHSGGFHADEVFSTVILTRLFPQAQLIRSRAAEWITPGPDRIIYDVGGAYDADAGIFDHHQRGAPLRDDGQPFSSFGLIWCHFGRDYLIASGVPSEHIEAVHASFDARFVLPIDLLDNGALSPASAGPLLTSMLLPELIESLKPVFDDTASGADDSAFQTALTIARAFVEARIARSAAKLRAEAIVLEAIAKAGDSRILELPMGMPFRPAVVKAGADHLWFVISPRGSDWVIGGIRKSEEGFEQRADLPALWAGLTGMALEEASGVKGALFCHNGRFIATAATRDAALEMAGIAVKEAELAEAGSV
- a CDS encoding ETC complex I subunit, encoding MRVRIYKPARNAMQSGTARTKNWVLVFPPADAREIDPLMGWTSSDDTQSQIRLHFETRKQAEDYARENGLDYEVFEPHTRAPNIRPRGYGENFANDRRAPWTH
- the uvrB gene encoding excinuclease ABC subunit UvrB, whose translation is MGHNNTNAPVARFPEVARPKLEGGRRFILHSEFQPAGDQPTAITELAKGIVEGERDQVLLGATGTGKTFTMAKVIEATQRPAIILAPNKTLAAQLYGEFKGFFPENAVEYFVSYYDYYQPEAYVARSDTYIEKESQINEAIDRMRHSATRALLERDDVIIVASVSCIYGIGSVETYSAMTQDMVVGQHYDQREFLAELVAQQYRRLDAAFQRGGFRVRGDVVEVWPAHLEDRAWRFDFFGNELESITEFDPLTGAKSDSFKQIRIYANSHYVTPRPTLQQAIKGIRAELQVRLKQLTDEGKLLEAQRLEQRTNFDLEMLEAAGVCNGIENYSRYLTGRAPGEPPPTLFEFIPDNAIVFADESHVSVPQIGGMYRGDFRRKFTLAEHGFRLPSCMDNRPLKFEEWDSMRPQSVFVSATPAQWEMDQTGGVFTEQVIRPTGLLDPQVEIRPVEMQVDDLLDEVRKVSAEGYRTLVTTLTKRMAEDLTEYLHEQGIRVRYMHSDIDTIERIEILRDLRLGTFDVLVGINLLREGLDIPECGLVAILDADKEGFLRSATSLIQTIGRAARNAEGRVIMYADRITGSMERAMAETDRRRLKQIAYNEAHGITPQTVRKNVEDVLAGLWQGDTDQARITTKVDKPLVGANLAAHLDALRTQMRKAAENLEFEEAARLRDEVKRLEAVELAIADDPLARQSAIEEAAEAAVKSSGRSTAGRAGQRGGNKRSRRHS